Proteins encoded together in one Desulfovibrio sp. window:
- a CDS encoding chemotaxis protein CheW, with amino-acid sequence MSGEDTLAARLVFDREVEPETLLEWTEQTATPKPAREVRLAGALLVRTGKEWLGLPAPIVESAMPLGPVHSVPYLSSRAFLGLINVDGELLPCVSLAVLAGAEPDPAPARPRIITVTVAEGRFSLLTDEAEGTCGYDPDTATLPPDTVSNSPYRLVKHMAVLEGRTAGIMDETLLGRALLRSLRP; translated from the coding sequence ATGAGTGGCGAAGACACTTTGGCTGCCCGCCTTGTCTTCGACCGCGAAGTCGAGCCGGAAACCCTCTTGGAGTGGACTGAACAAACCGCCACCCCGAAACCGGCCCGCGAGGTTCGCCTGGCAGGAGCGCTGCTGGTAAGGACCGGCAAGGAATGGCTCGGATTGCCAGCACCCATCGTCGAGTCAGCCATGCCTTTGGGTCCCGTCCATTCCGTTCCGTATCTCTCTTCCCGTGCTTTTCTGGGTCTTATCAACGTTGACGGCGAACTCCTGCCTTGCGTCTCTCTCGCCGTGCTTGCCGGCGCCGAGCCTGACCCCGCCCCTGCCCGGCCCCGCATCATCACGGTGACCGTGGCCGAAGGGCGTTTTTCCCTTTTGACGGATGAAGCTGAAGGCACCTGCGGCTATGACCCTGATACCGCGACCCTTCCTCCGGACACGGTGTCCAACTCCCCGTATCGCCTCGTAAAACATATGGCCGTTCTGGAGGGACGGACCGCCGGCATCATGGACGAAACTCTTCTTGGCCGGGCGCTTTTGAGGAGTCTTAGACCGTGA
- a CDS encoding hybrid sensor histidine kinase/response regulator gives MELQTHHQAMEDGLVGLETDARPELLESLMRAAHSIKGAARIVNLDQAVGLAHAMEDMFQAVQKGQFQLGSAHVDSLLKANDFFGRLGSAPPTEMPALLESSIAEADMLSQELTRLMDAPPQGQGQTSPVPHPHAGTPAQSPQENAQEAVVRLSADLLGRLMGLAGQCLVEAGALGRLFSRMRGGRRDFHDLADILAWLRSNLSESEAKAHVDRALELIKGMTGSYSHVLGTMDGLTRRMEILSDRLYTQVLGSRMRPFGEGAKPLPRMVRDIAKQLGKDARLVLEGAKTHVDRDIMELLEAPLMHLARNAVDHGLEVPEERTRLGKPGQGTLTLGARHVAGTLEIRLGDDGRGIDLEKLRETVVQKGLATPDMALRMSDAELFDFLFLPGFTTAETITHVSGRGVGLDSVKTMVQGVGGHVRVESSLGKGTVFILRLPVSCSVIRALVVQVAGEPYALPLARIGRVVSAGPDEVLSIEGRQYLTLDGANIGLAPASQILGKPPAPTIGEELPVVVLQGESSRFGLAVDAFLGERDLVVHPLDLRLGKVPNVAAASILDDGAPVLILDEADLARSLESLLTEGRLAKVGSVAPTGPARGPKKVLVVDDSLTVREVERQLLAGRGYQAVTAVDGMEGLALASIGEFDLIITDVDMPRMTGIELTRRIKADPALTRTPVMIVSYKDRPEDRMAGLEAGADYYLAKSGFRDDALLDAVFDLIGGP, from the coding sequence ATGGAGCTCCAAACCCACCACCAGGCCATGGAAGACGGTCTGGTGGGTCTGGAAACCGACGCCCGTCCGGAACTTCTGGAATCACTCATGCGCGCCGCCCATTCCATCAAAGGCGCGGCCCGCATCGTGAACCTGGACCAGGCAGTGGGTCTGGCCCACGCCATGGAAGACATGTTTCAGGCTGTCCAGAAAGGGCAGTTCCAGTTGGGGTCAGCCCATGTCGATTCCCTGCTCAAGGCCAACGATTTTTTCGGCCGGCTTGGTTCCGCCCCTCCTACCGAGATGCCCGCCCTGCTCGAATCTTCGATCGCGGAAGCGGACATGCTCTCCCAGGAGCTCACACGCCTCATGGACGCTCCTCCCCAGGGACAGGGCCAGACCTCGCCCGTACCGCACCCCCACGCGGGCACTCCGGCTCAGTCACCCCAGGAGAACGCTCAGGAAGCCGTGGTCAGACTCTCCGCGGACCTGCTGGGAAGGCTCATGGGGCTTGCCGGACAGTGCCTGGTGGAAGCCGGGGCCCTGGGCCGCCTATTCTCCAGGATGCGGGGCGGCAGACGGGATTTCCATGATCTTGCGGACATCCTGGCCTGGCTGCGCTCCAACCTGTCCGAATCCGAAGCCAAGGCTCATGTGGATCGCGCTTTGGAGCTTATCAAGGGTATGACCGGCTCTTACTCGCATGTGCTCGGCACCATGGATGGCCTCACCCGGCGCATGGAAATACTCTCGGACCGGCTGTACACCCAGGTTCTGGGCAGCCGCATGCGCCCCTTTGGCGAAGGTGCCAAACCATTGCCCCGCATGGTCCGCGACATCGCCAAGCAACTGGGCAAGGATGCCCGCCTCGTCCTGGAGGGGGCCAAAACCCACGTGGACCGCGACATCATGGAGCTGCTGGAAGCCCCGCTCATGCATCTGGCCCGCAACGCCGTGGACCATGGTTTGGAAGTCCCGGAAGAACGGACCAGGCTCGGCAAACCAGGGCAGGGAACCTTAACCCTTGGCGCTCGCCATGTGGCCGGAACTTTGGAAATCCGCCTGGGTGACGACGGCCGCGGCATCGACCTGGAGAAACTGCGCGAGACCGTGGTGCAAAAGGGCCTGGCCACCCCGGACATGGCCTTGCGCATGAGCGACGCGGAACTCTTCGACTTTCTCTTCCTGCCGGGATTCACCACCGCTGAAACCATTACCCATGTATCCGGCCGGGGAGTGGGGCTGGATTCGGTAAAAACCATGGTTCAGGGAGTGGGGGGACATGTCCGGGTCGAATCCTCCCTTGGCAAGGGCACGGTCTTCATCCTGCGCCTGCCGGTGAGCTGCTCCGTTATTCGGGCTCTCGTGGTCCAGGTGGCTGGCGAACCCTATGCCCTGCCCCTGGCGCGCATTGGGAGAGTTGTGTCAGCAGGGCCGGATGAAGTCCTCTCCATCGAAGGCAGACAGTATCTGACCCTGGACGGTGCCAACATCGGCTTGGCGCCGGCATCGCAGATTCTCGGCAAGCCCCCCGCCCCGACCATTGGCGAGGAGTTGCCCGTGGTCGTCCTCCAGGGTGAATCCAGCCGTTTCGGCCTGGCCGTTGACGCTTTTCTCGGAGAACGCGATCTGGTGGTGCATCCGCTGGATCTTCGCCTTGGCAAAGTCCCGAACGTGGCCGCCGCATCCATTCTGGACGATGGAGCGCCGGTGCTCATCCTGGACGAGGCGGACCTGGCCCGGTCGCTGGAAAGCCTGCTGACCGAAGGCCGCCTGGCCAAGGTCGGATCGGTCGCACCCACAGGACCGGCACGTGGCCCCAAAAAAGTGCTCGTTGTGGACGACTCCCTCACTGTGCGGGAAGTGGAACGCCAGCTCCTGGCCGGGCGCGGCTACCAGGCCGTGACCGCCGTGGACGGGATGGAAGGCCTCGCCCTGGCAAGCATCGGCGAGTTCGACCTCATCATCACGGATGTCGACATGCCGCGCATGACCGGGATCGAGCTCACCCGGAGAATAAAGGCCGATCCGGCCCTAACCCGTACGCCAGTCATGATCGTTTCTTACAAGGACCGCCCGGAAGACCGCATGGCCGGCCTTGAGGCCGGAGCGGACTATTACCTGGCGAAATCCGGATTTCGCGACGACGCCTTGTTGGACGCCGTTTTCGACCTCATCGGGGGACCTTGA
- a CDS encoding chemotaxis protein CheW produces MLFVTFKASGTRFALPARSVDEITPLVALNLLPGAPDYLAGLMNHRGKSLPVADMSLLFTGKASRPWTSTRIMIVQAAPGLMLGLMAERVLKAMELDPDSITPPGAPSAPYVLGVATAGDELVQVIEIEKIIPSDLIESLKAALEAA; encoded by the coding sequence GTGCTCTTCGTGACATTCAAGGCCTCAGGGACCCGCTTCGCCCTGCCCGCGCGTTCCGTGGACGAAATTACTCCCCTTGTGGCCTTGAACCTGTTGCCCGGTGCGCCCGACTACCTGGCTGGGCTCATGAATCACAGGGGAAAAAGCCTCCCAGTGGCGGACATGTCCCTTCTTTTTACCGGAAAAGCTTCCAGACCGTGGACCTCCACCCGCATCATGATTGTTCAGGCCGCACCGGGCCTCATGCTGGGGCTGATGGCCGAACGGGTCCTCAAGGCCATGGAGCTTGATCCCGACTCCATCACCCCGCCAGGAGCCCCCTCAGCGCCGTATGTCCTCGGGGTGGCCACCGCCGGTGATGAGTTGGTGCAAGTAATCGAAATCGAAAAAATTATTCCTTCTGACCTGATTGAGAGCTTGAAAGCAGCGCTGGAGGCCGCATGA